A part of Desulfovibrio sp. genomic DNA contains:
- a CDS encoding Cache 3/Cache 2 fusion domain-containing protein: MFAKVKIQTKLQAAVMCIVLFAVLVSAGIAIFNIYSRALTLGQALAETSADGVSDAVALYHDTAKSLLEAVCDNLNANVDPANFGKETDGKFTLVDGIKKKYHADATIFLREGNSFVRISTNVEQEGKRMVGTSIKDGPVYEALAAGKSYSGLATVGGVLKFVDYKPIMDGGKVLGAIFAGLNVFSKELQEYLKTVKVDGKGYPFIINDKGVFVYHPDASLINQDAVQKLPTIGKLLTENTQKYLVYEFKGEQKVAALKTYDPFKWKIYFGMSRAETLHGLDWVIYKSSLTGLLVAMVASGLTLFLVITRVVMAPVKRIAEASEQIARGEYNVSMDYEAKDALGETAESVKRLAATVKEKIGFIQGVMDSIRAPNVICDGDGNVLRVNQEMLDFMQIGGSPESWVGKKAGECIFGDASRITVVQRAVAEKKALIAQLLDPVTRKGAQKHVRVDAVPLYDLDGHLIGGCSIWTDLTDVVAGQKAVEENHRQLLELAEEIDGFTHRVAAASEQLSAQIEQASRGTENQRERTTSTATAMEEMNATVMEVARHASEAANGSREVQSKSNHGSEVVGKVIEAMGKVNTMSKELSEEINDLGRQAADITSIINVIQDIADQTNLLALNAAIEAARAGEAGRGFAVVADEVRKLAERTMSATTEVTGSIQAITGTVDKNVRSVTQAVEAIESSNRLASQAGESLKEILAIAGKAVDQITSIATAAEQQSATSEEINRSIDEINAIASETAEGMNHSAQAVSDLARQVGDLRQLVARMSGADQPRALS, encoded by the coding sequence ATGTTCGCTAAGGTCAAAATCCAGACAAAACTTCAGGCAGCGGTGATGTGCATTGTGTTATTCGCGGTACTCGTTTCAGCGGGAATCGCGATTTTTAACATCTACAGCAGGGCGCTCACCTTGGGCCAGGCCTTGGCGGAAACATCCGCGGATGGAGTTAGCGATGCGGTCGCGCTGTATCATGATACAGCCAAAAGTCTCTTGGAGGCAGTCTGCGACAATCTCAACGCCAACGTCGATCCGGCCAATTTCGGCAAGGAAACAGACGGCAAGTTTACTCTCGTTGATGGTATAAAGAAGAAATACCATGCCGACGCGACGATTTTCTTGCGCGAGGGCAACAGCTTCGTGCGGATTTCCACGAATGTGGAGCAAGAAGGTAAGCGCATGGTCGGGACTTCAATTAAGGACGGTCCCGTCTATGAAGCTTTGGCAGCCGGAAAGTCCTACTCGGGATTGGCTACGGTCGGCGGAGTGCTGAAATTTGTGGACTACAAGCCGATAATGGACGGCGGAAAAGTCCTGGGAGCTATTTTCGCAGGTCTCAATGTGTTCAGCAAGGAACTACAAGAGTACCTCAAAACCGTGAAGGTGGACGGAAAGGGCTACCCGTTCATCATCAACGACAAGGGAGTCTTCGTCTACCATCCCGACGCATCCTTGATAAACCAGGATGCCGTTCAGAAACTCCCCACAATTGGCAAACTTCTGACTGAAAACACGCAGAAATACCTCGTCTACGAATTCAAAGGCGAACAGAAGGTGGCTGCTTTAAAAACCTACGACCCCTTTAAGTGGAAGATCTATTTCGGAATGAGCCGGGCGGAAACCCTGCATGGCCTGGACTGGGTGATTTACAAATCCTCGCTGACAGGGCTTCTCGTGGCCATGGTAGCGTCCGGGCTGACCCTCTTCCTGGTTATCACCAGGGTGGTCATGGCCCCGGTGAAGCGCATCGCAGAGGCTTCCGAACAGATCGCCAGGGGGGAGTACAACGTCTCCATGGACTATGAGGCCAAGGACGCCCTGGGCGAGACCGCCGAGTCCGTGAAGCGTCTGGCTGCCACTGTAAAGGAGAAGATCGGCTTTATTCAAGGAGTGATGGACTCCATCCGGGCTCCCAACGTCATCTGCGACGGGGATGGGAATGTCCTCCGGGTAAATCAGGAGATGCTTGATTTCATGCAGATTGGAGGGTCACCGGAGTCCTGGGTGGGCAAGAAGGCAGGAGAGTGCATCTTCGGCGACGCTTCTCGTATAACTGTTGTGCAAAGGGCCGTAGCGGAAAAGAAGGCCCTGATCGCACAGCTCCTTGACCCGGTGACACGGAAGGGGGCGCAAAAGCACGTTCGCGTTGATGCAGTGCCCCTGTACGACCTGGATGGCCATCTGATCGGCGGGTGTTCCATCTGGACCGACCTGACCGACGTGGTGGCGGGCCAGAAGGCCGTAGAGGAGAACCACAGGCAGCTTCTCGAACTGGCGGAAGAGATAGATGGTTTCACGCACAGGGTTGCCGCGGCCTCGGAGCAGCTTTCCGCCCAGATCGAGCAGGCCTCCAGGGGTACGGAAAACCAGCGTGAACGCACCACGTCCACAGCCACGGCCATGGAAGAAATGAACGCCACGGTGATGGAGGTCGCCCGCCACGCGTCCGAGGCCGCCAACGGGTCCCGGGAAGTCCAGTCCAAATCAAACCACGGGTCCGAGGTTGTGGGCAAAGTCATCGAGGCCATGGGCAAGGTCAACACCATGTCCAAGGAACTCTCTGAAGAAATAAACGACCTGGGGCGCCAGGCAGCGGACATCACCTCAATCATCAATGTCATCCAGGATATCGCTGACCAGACCAACCTCTTGGCTTTGAACGCGGCCATCGAGGCCGCCAGGGCTGGGGAGGCCGGACGTGGCTTCGCTGTCGTGGCGGACGAGGTGCGCAAGCTGGCCGAGCGGACCATGAGCGCCACCACCGAGGTCACAGGTTCCATCCAAGCCATAACAGGCACTGTGGACAAGAACGTGCGCAGTGTGACCCAGGCCGTGGAGGCCATAGAATCTTCCAACAGGCTGGCTTCCCAGGCCGGTGAATCCCTCAAGGAGATACTGGCCATCGCGGGCAAGGCGGTGGATCAGATCACGTCCATCGCCACTGCAGCAGAGCAGCAGTCAGCCACATCGGAAGAGATCAACCGCAGCATCGACGAGATCAATGCCATCGCTTCTGAAACCGCTGAGGGGATGAACCACTCGGCGCAGGCTGTTTCCGATCTGGCACGGCAGGTGGGTGATCTCCGGCAACTCGTGGCCCGCATGAGCGGCGCTGACCAGCCCAGGGCGCTCAGCTAG